A region of Campylobacter concisus DNA encodes the following proteins:
- a CDS encoding bifunctional 2-C-methyl-D-erythritol 4-phosphate cytidylyltransferase/2-C-methyl-D-erythritol 2,4-cyclodiphosphate synthase: MLDISLIMLGAGNSSRFELPVKKQWLRIGSDPLWLFATKNLSNFYTFKEIIVVSKECKYMSKFAPNYKFVDGGETRQDSLKNALELVNSEFVLVSDIARPCISSELFHKIIEAASQADCVVPALKIADTAYLGENVVDRDKVKLIQTPQLSRTALLKKALSSGEIYTDDSSAMRAIGASVWQILGDEMARKITYKEDLAKISALKEPENEIFVGNGFDVHEFGKGRPLILCGEKIDYEFGLKAHSDGDVALHALTDAILGAAGLGDIGELFPDTDAKFKDISSIYLLEEAYKRVQSVGFVLTNADITIMAQKPKISKLKSKMEANIAKALNLSQSRINVKATTTEGLGFVGRCEGIAVMASASLKFYNWKQI, from the coding sequence TTGCTTGATATATCACTTATAATGCTTGGAGCAGGAAATTCTAGCCGTTTTGAGCTACCAGTAAAGAAGCAATGGCTTCGAATAGGAAGCGATCCACTTTGGCTATTTGCTACTAAAAATTTGAGTAACTTTTACACATTTAAAGAGATAATTGTCGTTAGTAAAGAGTGTAAATATATGTCAAAATTTGCTCCAAATTATAAATTTGTTGATGGCGGCGAAACTAGACAAGATAGCCTAAAAAACGCGCTTGAATTAGTAAATAGCGAATTTGTCTTAGTTAGTGACATTGCTCGCCCTTGCATTTCAAGCGAGCTTTTTCACAAAATTATAGAGGCAGCGAGCCAGGCTGATTGTGTGGTTCCAGCGCTAAAGATCGCAGACACTGCTTATCTTGGCGAAAATGTGGTTGATAGAGATAAGGTGAAGCTTATCCAAACACCACAACTCTCTCGTACAGCACTTCTTAAAAAAGCCCTCAGCAGCGGCGAAATTTACACAGATGATAGCTCGGCTATGAGAGCCATTGGTGCGAGCGTTTGGCAAATTTTAGGTGATGAGATGGCAAGAAAGATCACTTACAAAGAGGATCTTGCCAAAATTTCTGCTTTAAAAGAGCCCGAAAATGAAATCTTTGTGGGAAACGGCTTTGATGTGCATGAGTTTGGAAAAGGTCGTCCTTTGATTCTTTGTGGCGAGAAAATCGACTATGAGTTTGGACTAAAGGCTCACAGCGACGGCGACGTGGCACTTCATGCGCTAACTGACGCTATCTTGGGAGCTGCTGGGCTTGGCGATATAGGCGAGCTTTTTCCTGATACGGATGCTAAATTTAAAGATATTAGCTCCATTTACTTGCTTGAGGAAGCTTACAAAAGGGTGCAAAGTGTGGGCTTTGTGCTAACAAACGCTGATATTACGATAATGGCGCAAAAACCAAAAATTTCAAAACTAAAGTCAAAAATGGAGGCAAACATCGCAAAAGCTCTAAATTTAAGCCAAAGCCGTATAAATGTAAAAGCAACGACTACTGAAGGGCTTGGCTTTGTTGGCAGATGCGAAGGGATCGCTGTAATGGCAAGCGCTAGCCTTAAATTTTACAACTGGAAGCAAATATGA
- a CDS encoding ACT domain-containing protein produces MKAIVTVVGKDRVGIVAGVSAKLSELGLNIDDISQTILDEFFTMMAVVSSDENKDFTALRAELNELGESLKVKINIQSSAIFDAMHTI; encoded by the coding sequence ATGAAAGCGATCGTAACTGTAGTCGGAAAAGATAGAGTCGGCATCGTTGCTGGCGTCTCAGCAAAGCTTAGCGAGCTAGGACTAAACATAGATGATATCTCACAGACTATTTTAGATGAGTTTTTTACGATGATGGCAGTGGTTTCAAGTGATGAAAATAAAGACTTTACGGCCTTAAGAGCAGAGCTTAACGAGCTTGGAGAGAGCCTAAAAGTAAAGATAAATATCCAAAGTTCTGCTATCTTTGATGCGATGCATACAATCTAA
- the thiC gene encoding phosphomethylpyrimidine synthase ThiC, translating into MRDKTQMYYARRGEITQEMSYVARIEGLSENLVMDEVAKGSIIIPANINHKNLKPMGIGRKLKTKVNANIGNSSLSSDICTELRKLEICLEFGADTVMDLSTDGDLDAIRSAIIEHSSVPVGTVPMYEILKEAKEVTNITNELILSVLEKQARQGVSYFTIHAGFLREFLPLVKKRKMGIVSRGGSLSASYMSKLNRQNPFYEIFDQILEICAKYDVSLSLGDGLRPGCLYDATDEAQLSELKVLGELTLRAWQKDVQVMIEGPGHVPLSQIEYNMKIEQELCHDAPFYVLGPLVSDIGAGYDHITSAIGGTMAAYHGASMLCYVTQKEHLGLPNENDVREGIVAHKIAAHAADVALGKAGAIEKDHEMSDARYAFDWNKQFELSFDPKKAKELHDESLPEEAFKSAHFCSMCGPKFCAYKISKDLEKEKNVK; encoded by the coding sequence ATGAGAGATAAGACGCAGATGTATTATGCTAGGCGCGGCGAGATAACGCAAGAGATGAGCTATGTGGCAAGGATCGAAGGGCTTAGTGAAAATTTAGTGATGGATGAGGTGGCAAAAGGTAGCATCATCATCCCAGCAAATATAAATCATAAAAATTTAAAGCCAATGGGTATAGGCAGAAAGCTAAAGACAAAGGTCAATGCAAATATCGGCAACTCAAGCTTAAGCAGCGACATTTGTACTGAGCTTAGAAAACTTGAAATTTGCCTAGAATTTGGTGCTGATACGGTTATGGATCTAAGCACGGACGGCGATTTGGATGCCATTAGAAGCGCTATCATTGAGCATTCAAGCGTGCCTGTGGGAACGGTGCCGATGTATGAAATTTTAAAAGAGGCAAAAGAGGTTACAAATATCACAAATGAGCTAATTTTAAGCGTGCTAGAGAAGCAAGCAAGGCAAGGGGTTAGTTACTTTACGATACACGCTGGCTTTTTGCGTGAGTTTTTGCCCCTTGTTAAAAAGCGTAAAATGGGCATAGTTAGCCGCGGTGGCAGCCTGAGCGCTAGCTACATGTCAAAGCTAAATAGGCAAAATCCATTTTATGAGATTTTTGATCAAATTTTAGAAATTTGCGCAAAATACGATGTCTCGCTCTCGCTTGGCGACGGACTTCGCCCAGGCTGCCTTTATGACGCGACAGATGAGGCACAGCTTAGTGAGCTAAAAGTGCTTGGAGAGCTGACACTTCGTGCGTGGCAAAAAGATGTGCAGGTGATGATAGAGGGCCCTGGTCATGTGCCATTAAGTCAAATTGAGTATAATATGAAAATCGAACAAGAGCTCTGCCATGACGCCCCATTTTACGTGCTTGGACCGCTTGTCTCAGACATCGGTGCAGGATATGATCATATCACGTCAGCGATCGGCGGCACAATGGCGGCATATCACGGCGCTAGCATGCTTTGCTACGTGACACAAAAAGAGCACCTTGGCTTGCCAAATGAAAATGACGTAAGAGAGGGCATTGTAGCTCACAAGATAGCAGCTCACGCCGCTGACGTCGCACTTGGTAAGGCGGGAGCGATCGAAAAAGATCACGAGATGAGCGATGCTAGATATGCATTTGACTGGAACAAGCAGTTTGAGCTAAGCTTTGATCCAAAAAAAGCAAAAGAGCTTCATGATGAGAGCTTGCCAGAAGAGGCGTTTAAGAGTGCCCATTTTTGTTCGATGTGCGGACCAAAATTTTGTGCATATAAAATTTCAAAAGATCTAGAAAAGGAGAAAAATGTTAAATAA
- a CDS encoding Mrp/NBP35 family ATP-binding protein: MLNKEEVLNRLKGVIYPGFEKDIVSFGFVKNVEIGDKILIEVEIVSSSPEVANELKMDIKRVMGSNEYVLNLIQPKIPEEKSNTQSGKNIAPQVKNFVMVSSGKGGVGKSTTTLNLAISMAKLGKKVGILDADIYGPNIPRMLGEVNTQPQVVGNKLKPILSHGVEMMSMGVLMEEGMSLIWRGSMIMKAIEQLLKDVLWSELDVLFLDMPPGTGDAQLTLAQSVPVTAGVCVTTPQVVALDDSKRALDMFEKLHIPIAGVIENMSGFICPDNGKEYDIFGKGTTEEVAKAYNTQILAEIPIEPAVRVGGDNGKPVSFYEPNSVTAKRYESAAARLWEMIENINSDGGADNSAIQPVNDGKSACSK; the protein is encoded by the coding sequence ATGTTAAATAAAGAAGAAGTCTTAAATAGGCTAAAAGGTGTTATATATCCTGGTTTTGAAAAAGATATAGTTAGCTTTGGCTTTGTAAAAAATGTAGAAATCGGCGATAAAATTTTAATCGAAGTCGAGATAGTTAGTTCAAGCCCAGAAGTGGCAAACGAGCTAAAAATGGACATCAAACGTGTCATGGGTTCAAATGAGTACGTGCTAAATTTGATCCAGCCAAAGATACCTGAGGAGAAAAGTAACACTCAAAGTGGCAAAAATATCGCGCCACAAGTTAAAAATTTCGTAATGGTAAGCTCAGGCAAAGGCGGTGTTGGTAAATCAACTACGACTCTAAATTTAGCCATTTCAATGGCAAAACTAGGCAAAAAAGTGGGAATTTTGGACGCTGACATCTACGGACCAAATATCCCAAGAATGCTTGGCGAAGTAAATACTCAGCCACAAGTCGTTGGTAACAAGCTAAAACCGATACTTAGCCACGGAGTTGAGATGATGAGTATGGGCGTTTTGATGGAGGAGGGCATGAGCCTTATCTGGCGTGGCTCAATGATCATGAAAGCGATCGAGCAGCTGCTAAAAGACGTGCTTTGGAGTGAGCTTGATGTCTTGTTTCTCGACATGCCTCCAGGAACGGGCGACGCACAGCTAACTCTAGCTCAAAGCGTGCCGGTAACGGCAGGTGTCTGCGTCACAACACCACAAGTGGTAGCACTTGACGATAGCAAGCGTGCGCTTGATATGTTTGAGAAACTTCACATCCCAATCGCTGGCGTGATTGAAAATATGAGTGGTTTCATCTGCCCAGATAATGGCAAAGAGTACGACATCTTTGGTAAAGGTACGACTGAAGAGGTGGCAAAAGCTTACAACACACAAATTTTAGCTGAAATTCCTATCGAGCCAGCTGTTCGCGTGGGTGGCGATAATGGCAAGCCAGTTAGCTTTTACGAGCCAAACTCAGTCACTGCAAAACGCTACGAGAGTGCAGCTGCTAGGCTTTGGGAGATGATAGAAAATATAAATAGTGATGGCGGAGCTGATAACTCAGCAATCCAACCAGTAAATGACGGCAAGAGTGCTTGCTCGAAGTAA
- a CDS encoding response regulator encodes MKVQNNDIIDYLLQSGSSKTKDKKNSFDEILSLAMDKIASDAKISDKIEQFKKRLTEIGAVGFISELNSNKIEEKIAQKKKELTELLGIDDPAKTQDQKNELLKIMDKILSDYRKELNVALANQALLEKQKNLNSKNSSSVNLSSVLNELGLA; translated from the coding sequence ATGAAGGTACAAAATAACGACATAATCGATTATCTATTGCAATCAGGCTCAAGCAAAACTAAGGATAAAAAAAATAGTTTTGATGAAATTTTAAGCCTTGCTATGGATAAGATCGCAAGCGATGCAAAAATTTCAGATAAGATTGAACAGTTTAAAAAAAGGCTTACTGAAATTGGCGCAGTTGGTTTTATAAGTGAGCTAAATTCTAACAAGATAGAAGAGAAAATAGCCCAAAAGAAAAAGGAGCTAACTGAACTTCTAGGCATAGATGATCCCGCAAAAACACAGGATCAAAAAAATGAGCTACTCAAGATAATGGATAAAATTTTGAGCGATTATCGCAAAGAGCTAAATGTAGCACTTGCTAATCAAGCTCTGCTAGAGAAGCAAAAAAATCTTAATAGTAAGAATAGTAGCTCGGTTAATTTAAGTTCTGTTTTAAACGAGCTAGGGCTTGCTTAA
- the hemH gene encoding ferrochelatase produces MKKALLLLNMGGANSLADVEIFLKNMFNDPYILGIKNKFLRKFVAFMITKGRLKTAKHNYEQIGGKSPICELTAKLCDKISSLQNEFDAVDFAMNYTSPFAKDVLKKYENFDEIVLLPLYPHHSQTTITSSLDDFKKAKDELEIKAKILLCGPFYDDEIYNKIIISHINEAINNIDVSDVELIFSAHSLPQKIIDKGDVYEKHINEHVQILSKMIKDSGLSFKEINLAYQSRLGPVKWLEPSLNEILAKCKSKKALIYPLSFCIDNSETIFELVIEYAKIAKELNFSFYKVVWCPNFSDEFASFILQKAKTAKEINF; encoded by the coding sequence ATGAAAAAGGCACTTTTGCTTTTAAATATGGGTGGGGCAAATAGCCTTGCTGATGTAGAAATTTTTTTAAAAAATATGTTTAATGACCCTTATATTTTGGGTATAAAGAATAAATTTTTAAGAAAATTTGTAGCTTTTATGATCACAAAAGGTAGGCTAAAAACGGCTAAGCATAACTACGAACAAATAGGTGGCAAATCACCTATTTGCGAGCTTACAGCTAAGCTTTGCGATAAAATTTCAAGCTTACAAAATGAGTTTGATGCAGTTGATTTTGCGATGAACTATACTTCACCATTTGCAAAAGATGTGCTTAAAAAATACGAAAATTTTGATGAGATAGTGCTTTTGCCACTTTATCCTCATCATTCACAAACTACGATAACTTCGAGTTTAGATGATTTTAAAAAAGCAAAAGATGAGCTAGAGATAAAGGCTAAAATTTTGCTTTGCGGGCCATTTTATGATGATGAAATTTATAATAAAATCATAATCTCGCACATAAATGAAGCTATAAATAATATAGATGTAAGCGATGTGGAGCTTATCTTTTCGGCTCATTCGTTGCCTCAAAAAATTATCGATAAAGGCGATGTCTACGAAAAACATATAAATGAGCATGTGCAAATTCTAAGCAAAATGATAAAAGATAGCGGATTAAGCTTCAAAGAGATAAATTTAGCCTACCAATCGCGCCTTGGCCCTGTAAAATGGCTAGAGCCCTCACTAAATGAAATTTTGGCAAAGTGCAAGAGTAAAAAGGCCCTTATCTATCCACTCTCTTTTTGTATTGATAACTCTGAGACTATTTTTGAGCTAGTTATTGAGTATGCAAAGATCGCAAAAGAGCTAAATTTTAGCTTCTACAAGGTTGTTTGGTGCCCAAATTTTAGTGATGAGTTTGCTAGTTTTATCTTACAAAAAGCAAAAACAGCCAAAGAGATTAACTTTTAG
- a CDS encoding phosphatidylglycerophosphatase A: protein MQKLFLTFFGFGLLPKAPGTWGSIAGAVVAYFVLYFLSSTTLFLSSILLFLVSISVIDDFEKKINSHDESFIVIDEVAGVWLAIAISGATISQLILSLVLFRVLDIKKPSIIGRIDRNVKGGLGVMGDDMVAGFFAGIISAIIYGAAIKFGITLP from the coding sequence ATGCAAAAACTATTTTTAACTTTTTTTGGATTTGGACTTTTGCCAAAAGCACCTGGCACTTGGGGCTCTATAGCTGGCGCTGTGGTAGCTTATTTTGTGCTTTATTTTTTATCATCAACCACGCTTTTTCTATCTAGCATTTTGCTATTTTTGGTAAGCATTAGCGTTATAGATGATTTTGAAAAAAAGATAAATTCTCACGATGAAAGTTTTATCGTTATAGATGAAGTTGCTGGAGTTTGGCTTGCTATTGCCATTAGCGGAGCTACGATCTCTCAGCTAATACTCTCACTTGTACTTTTTAGAGTGCTTGATATTAAAAAGCCTTCGATAATAGGCAGGATCGACCGCAATGTAAAAGGTGGCCTTGGCGTAATGGGCGATGATATGGTAGCTGGCTTTTTTGCTGGAATAATTAGCGCAATAATATACGGGGCTGCCATAAAATTTGGCATAACTTTGCCGTAA
- a CDS encoding sulfate adenylyltransferase, producing the protein MTSARKNSEISINTEVFGALELIKNKILSDYDSLMDDEQIKEVSKKGYFNGEPMPYSFGFAPFGELNQNITSKLTPGQRVNLSLDGKIVGHINVAKVFKFDESMRAKNIFLANEASNDKELNLGKYGISGKFELYDESMQISKNALNDLIKEDGAKKITAVFLTADPFNRAHERLVRMTIDKADLVIIFLIRTREEKHVDYEIRKQVLDYFIQNYLPTKKVFVFALKNTTLFSSHANPTLECIAASRFGANKLVIGQNHSGIGMFFDHNEAHTILDIYKNDLSLEVIVLPELVYCNKCKTLVSTKSCPHGQHHQIKYHPDVIKELLFNGIMPPAILVRPEISALVLSKLFTNRFKDVQKLCDDLFVNSGLLENKTDRDFYEELMKLYQTSSMT; encoded by the coding sequence ATGACGTCAGCAAGAAAAAATAGTGAAATTTCTATAAATACCGAAGTTTTTGGTGCTTTGGAGCTAATAAAAAATAAAATTCTCTCAGATTACGACTCGCTGATGGACGATGAACAGATAAAAGAGGTGAGTAAAAAAGGCTATTTTAATGGCGAGCCGATGCCGTATTCTTTTGGATTTGCTCCATTTGGTGAGCTAAATCAAAATATTACTAGCAAGCTTACTCCTGGGCAAAGGGTAAATCTAAGTCTTGATGGTAAGATCGTTGGACACATCAATGTTGCCAAGGTCTTTAAATTTGACGAGAGCATGAGGGCTAAAAATATATTTTTAGCAAATGAAGCCAGCAATGATAAAGAGCTAAATTTAGGTAAATACGGCATTAGTGGAAAATTTGAGCTTTATGATGAAAGTATGCAAATAAGCAAAAATGCACTAAATGATCTAATAAAAGAAGATGGCGCTAAAAAGATAACGGCTGTCTTTTTAACGGCTGATCCATTTAATAGAGCTCACGAGCGCCTTGTTAGAATGACTATTGACAAGGCTGATTTAGTAATCATTTTTTTAATACGAACACGCGAAGAAAAGCACGTTGATTACGAGATTAGAAAGCAAGTGTTAGACTATTTTATACAAAATTATTTGCCAACAAAAAAGGTCTTTGTCTTTGCTCTAAAAAATACGACTCTTTTTAGCTCACATGCAAACCCAACACTTGAGTGCATCGCTGCTTCAAGATTTGGAGCAAATAAGCTAGTCATTGGACAAAATCACTCAGGAATTGGAATGTTTTTTGATCACAATGAAGCTCATACGATTCTTGACATTTATAAAAACGACCTAAGTTTAGAGGTAATCGTGCTGCCAGAGCTAGTTTATTGCAACAAATGCAAGACACTAGTTAGTACCAAAAGTTGCCCACACGGACAACATCATCAGATCAAATATCATCCAGATGTTATCAAGGAGCTGCTATTTAACGGCATTATGCCACCAGCCATTCTTGTGAGGCCAGAAATTTCTGCACTAGTTTTAAGCAAACTCTTTACAAATCGCTTCAAAGACGTGCAAAAGCTTTGTGATGATCTTTTTGTAAATTCAGGATTACTTGAAAACAAAACTGACCGCGACTTTTACGAAGAGCTTATGAAGCTTTATCAAACATCATCGATGACTTAA
- a CDS encoding PFL family protein — MDIKNVTETISMIEEQNFDIRTITMGISLLDCIDPDINKACDKIYAKITTKAKDLVKVGNEISAELGIPIVNKRVSVTPISIIGAATDAKDYVMIAKTLDRAAIEVGIDFIGGFSALVQKGYQKGDEILINSIPQALSQTSKVCASVNVGSTKTGINMSAVRDMGRIIKETAAASRMGCAKLVVFANAVEDNPFMAGAFHGVGEADVVINVGVSGPGVVKRALEKVRGESFDVVAEIVKKTAFKITRIGQLVGQMASERLGVKFGIVDLSLAPTPAVGDSVARVLEEMGLEVVGTHGTTAALALLNDAVKKGGVMACNQVGGLSGAFIPVSEDEGMIAAVRAGSLNLEKLEAMTAICSVGLDMIAIPADTPSESIAAMIADEAAIGVINQKTTAVRIIPLGHEGDMIEFGGLLGRAPVMKINKASSADFIARGGQIPAPIHSFKN; from the coding sequence ATGGACATCAAAAACGTAACCGAAACGATCTCAATGATCGAAGAGCAAAATTTTGACATCAGAACGATCACGATGGGTATTAGTTTGCTTGACTGCATAGATCCTGATATAAACAAAGCTTGCGACAAAATTTACGCAAAAATCACCACTAAAGCCAAAGACCTAGTCAAAGTGGGTAACGAAATTTCTGCTGAGCTAGGCATACCAATCGTTAATAAAAGAGTGAGCGTGACGCCTATCTCGATAATCGGCGCCGCAACGGACGCAAAAGACTACGTGATGATCGCAAAGACGCTTGATAGAGCGGCTATTGAGGTTGGTATTGATTTTATAGGTGGTTTTTCAGCTTTAGTTCAAAAGGGATATCAAAAGGGCGATGAAATTTTGATAAATTCTATCCCGCAAGCACTTTCCCAGACTTCAAAAGTATGTGCAAGTGTCAATGTCGGCTCAACGAAAACTGGCATAAATATGAGCGCGGTACGTGATATGGGACGCATTATAAAAGAGACAGCGGCAGCATCTCGGATGGGTTGTGCTAAGCTTGTCGTCTTTGCAAACGCAGTCGAGGACAATCCTTTCATGGCTGGGGCATTTCACGGCGTGGGCGAGGCTGATGTGGTGATAAATGTTGGCGTTTCAGGCCCAGGCGTGGTAAAAAGGGCACTTGAAAAGGTGCGTGGCGAGAGTTTTGACGTAGTGGCTGAGATCGTTAAAAAAACGGCGTTTAAGATTACTCGTATCGGTCAGTTAGTTGGTCAAATGGCGAGCGAGCGTCTTGGGGTTAAATTTGGTATAGTCGATCTCTCTCTTGCTCCGACGCCTGCTGTGGGCGACTCGGTAGCTCGTGTGCTTGAAGAGATGGGGCTTGAGGTTGTTGGTACGCACGGCACGACTGCGGCACTCGCTCTCCTAAATGACGCAGTAAAAAAAGGTGGCGTCATGGCGTGTAATCAAGTGGGTGGCTTAAGCGGTGCGTTTATCCCAGTTTCTGAGGATGAGGGTATGATAGCTGCGGTACGCGCGGGATCGCTAAATTTAGAAAAGCTTGAAGCGATGACGGCGATATGCTCTGTGGGACTTGATATGATCGCCATACCTGCGGATACTCCAAGCGAGAGCATAGCTGCGATGATCGCTGATGAGGCGGCTATCGGCGTTATAAATCAAAAAACAACGGCCGTTCGTATCATACCTCTAGGCCATGAGGGCGATATGATCGAGTTTGGCGGCCTTTTAGGAAGAGCACCTGTTATGAAGATAAACAAAGCCTCAAGTGCCGACTTCATCGCTCGTGGCGGACAAATTCCAGCTCCAATTCATAGTTTTAAAAACTAA
- a CDS encoding response regulator, with product MKILIVENEIYLAGSMASKLADFGYDCEIAKSVKEALKFENFDVVLLSTTLPGQDFYPVIEKFKSSIIILLIAYINSDTVLKPIQAGAVDYIQKPFMIEELVRKIKHFEEFRNFKNEIKNYESYVNYALKEYEISSFEAKKIKFPLLLKSSKSGYSDKFIFSYVKACKLPFLFLGKACFSELEKALAKNGDELIYMTNLEELKQEEKEKILEICKKKKVAISTSDFAQKAPFDELELSGRDKNFNIDEIVTIDEYIKYIIVNYQDKFPDTELSKKLGISRKSLWEKRKKYDVSKKK from the coding sequence ATGAAAATTTTAATAGTAGAAAATGAAATTTACCTAGCTGGTTCGATGGCCAGTAAGCTAGCTGATTTTGGCTACGACTGCGAGATCGCTAAAAGCGTAAAAGAGGCATTGAAATTTGAAAATTTTGATGTAGTGTTACTTTCTACCACACTTCCGGGCCAGGATTTTTACCCTGTTATCGAAAAATTTAAAAGCTCTATCATCATCTTACTAATCGCCTATATCAATAGTGACACCGTGCTAAAACCGATCCAAGCAGGTGCGGTTGATTACATCCAAAAGCCATTTATGATAGAAGAGCTAGTTAGAAAGATAAAGCATTTTGAGGAATTTAGAAATTTCAAAAACGAGATCAAAAACTATGAAAGCTATGTAAATTACGCTTTAAAAGAGTACGAAATTTCTAGCTTTGAGGCAAAAAAGATAAAATTTCCACTGCTTTTAAAATCAAGCAAAAGCGGATACAGCGATAAATTTATATTTAGCTACGTAAAAGCTTGCAAATTACCATTTTTATTTTTAGGCAAAGCCTGTTTTTCTGAGCTTGAAAAGGCACTAGCCAAAAATGGTGATGAGCTAATCTATATGACAAATTTAGAGGAGCTAAAACAAGAAGAAAAAGAGAAAATTTTAGAAATTTGCAAAAAGAAAAAGGTCGCAATCTCAACTAGCGATTTTGCACAAAAAGCACCATTTGACGAGCTTGAGCTTTCAGGACGCGATAAAAATTTCAATATCGATGAGATCGTTACGATCGATGAATATATAAAGTACATAATCGTTAATTATCAAGATAAATTCCCTGATACAGAACTTAGCAAAAAGCTTGGAATTTCTAGAAAATCACTTTGGGAAAAGAGAAAGAAATATGACGTCAGCAAGAAAAAATAG
- a CDS encoding YagU family protein produces MSNLATKPRFALAALIGLVAGVVSAFVKWGAEFPLPPRSPMDMFNAACGPESVIRVADAIDCSRNFLNPPYVFLRDYLGVADPNAAIYEFAGHAFNYVMMTHILFSIVFAVAYCVLAEKFPKITIWQGLLVGIIVNIAVHVITLPILGLTPPLWTLPWYEHVSEFVGHMIWFWSIEIIRHDLRARITKEKDPSDYCCCNA; encoded by the coding sequence ATGTCAAATTTAGCAACAAAACCTAGATTTGCTCTAGCTGCATTGATCGGCCTTGTCGCTGGCGTTGTCTCAGCTTTTGTCAAATGGGGAGCGGAATTCCCACTTCCTCCAAGAAGTCCGATGGATATGTTTAACGCTGCTTGCGGACCAGAGAGTGTCATTAGAGTAGCCGATGCGATCGATTGCTCTAGAAATTTCTTAAATCCGCCTTATGTATTTTTAAGAGATTATTTGGGTGTAGCCGATCCAAATGCCGCCATTTACGAGTTTGCAGGGCATGCATTTAACTACGTAATGATGACGCATATATTATTTTCGATCGTTTTTGCGGTTGCTTATTGTGTTTTGGCTGAGAAATTTCCAAAGATTACAATATGGCAAGGCTTACTAGTTGGCATTATCGTAAATATCGCTGTTCACGTGATTACATTGCCTATTTTGGGGCTTACTCCACCACTTTGGACACTCCCTTGGTACGAGCATGTATCTGAATTTGTCGGCCACATGATATGGTTCTGGTCGATAGAGATCATCCGTCACGACCTAAGAGCTAGGATCACAAAAGAAAAAGATCCAAGTGATTATTGCTGCTGCAACGCATAA
- a CDS encoding cytochrome-c oxidase, with protein MKILSQLTALLFGVVCGFANDGKVRSIDIYVTPYYSANAGKVEYVKVYDKIDELLKSGKEEDFKKAEKIVQDTPQMVSPITLFVLSARAYDLGLRDDAVFWFYAAKNRAILLRGVIDMEGEKFTDVVAAIGAFMKLVGDVVNPYAFCDIKKQQEIADKALEWTKKNAYEAMFSPEFSSPHEDRKAALAKGIEKLEARNKKEKDYFLDKDNLANFKAMRKQNGTDEKFCF; from the coding sequence ATGAAAATTTTATCGCAGCTTACGGCACTACTTTTTGGAGTGGTATGTGGCTTTGCAAATGATGGCAAAGTAAGAAGTATCGACATCTACGTCACGCCATACTACTCAGCAAATGCTGGCAAGGTGGAGTACGTCAAGGTCTATGACAAGATAGATGAGCTTTTAAAAAGTGGCAAAGAAGAGGACTTTAAAAAGGCTGAAAAGATCGTGCAAGACACCCCACAAATGGTCTCTCCGATAACTCTTTTTGTTCTTTCAGCTCGCGCATACGATCTTGGACTTCGCGATGATGCGGTATTTTGGTTTTATGCGGCAAAAAATCGCGCGATCTTGCTAAGAGGCGTTATAGACATGGAGGGCGAGAAATTTACTGACGTGGTGGCCGCGATAGGGGCGTTTATGAAGCTTGTTGGCGACGTGGTCAATCCTTATGCATTTTGCGATATCAAAAAGCAACAAGAGATCGCTGATAAAGCGCTTGAATGGACTAAGAAAAATGCCTATGAAGCGATGTTCTCGCCAGAATTTAGCTCGCCTCACGAAGATAGAAAAGCAGCCCTTGCAAAAGGCATAGAAAAGCTAGAAGCGCGCAATAAAAAAGAGAAAGATTACTTTTTAGATAAAGACAATCTTGCTAACTTTAAAGCTATGCGCAAGCAAAATGGCACTGATGAGAAATTTTGCTTCTAA